GGAAAAGCTGCGCGCCGCCTACCAGATCCGCAGCAAGCAGGCCCGCACGCAGGCCCTGCGCGAGGCCAACGCGAGCGTGATGGAGTCGCTCAAGGAAAGCGGCGAGGCTTTCGACGCGGGCAAGGTCAGCGACCTGCTGTTCGCCATCGAATCGAAGATCGTGCGCGGCCAGATCCTATCGGGCGAGCCGCGCATCGACGGCCGCGACACCCGCACCGTGCGCCCCATCGAGATCCGCAACGGCGTGCTGCCCCGCACCCATGGCTCGGCGCTGTTCACGCGCGGCGAGACGCAGGCGCTCGTCGTCACGACCCTGGGTACCGAGCGTGACGCGCAGCGCATCGACGCATTGGCTGGCGAGTACGAGGACCGTTTCCTGTTCCACTACAACATGCCTCCCTTCGCCACCGGTGAAGTGGGCCGCATGGGCTCGACCAAGCGTCGCGAAGTCGGCCATGGCCGCCTCGCAAAGCGCGCCCTCGTAGCCTGCCTGCCGACCAAGGAAGAGTTCCCCTACACGATCCGCGTGGTGTCCGAGATCACCGAGTCGAACGGCTCCTCGTCGATGGCCTCGGTCTGCGGCGGCTGCCTTTCGATGATGGATGCCGGCGTGCCGATGAAGGCGCATGTGGCCGGCATCGCCATGGGCCTGATCAAGGAAGACAACCGCTTTGCGGTGCTGACCGACATCCTGGGCGACGAGGATCACCTGGGCGACATGGACTTCAAGGTGGCCGGCACGACCAACGGCATCACCGCGCTGCAAATGGACATCAAGATCCAGGGCATCACCAAGGAAATCATGCAGGTCGCCCTGGCCCAGGCCAAGGAAGCACGCATGCACATCCTGGGCAAGATGCAGGAAGCGATGGGCGAGGCCAAGGCCGAGGTGTCCAGCTTCGCGCCGCGCCTGTTCACGATGAAGATCAACCCCGAGAAGATCCGCGACGTGATCGGCAAGGGCGGCTCCGTGATCCGTGCGCTGACCGAGGAAACCGGCACCCAGATCAACATCGACGAGGACGGCACCATCACCATCGCCTCCACCGATCCGGCCAAGGCCGAGGAGGCCAAGAAGCGCATCGAGCAGATCACGGCGGAAGTCGAGATCGGCAGGATCTACGAAGGCCCGGTCACCAAGATCCTGGACTTCGGCGCGCTGGTCAACCTGCTCCCCGGCAAGGACGGCCTGCTGCACATCAGCCAGATCGCCCACGAGCGGGTGGAGAAGGTGACCGACTACCTCAGCGAAGGTCAGATCGTGAAGGTCAAGGTGCTGGAAACGGACGACAAGGGTCGCGTCAAGCTGTCAATGAAGGCGCTGGCCGAGCGTCCGGCCGGCATGGAGTCCAGCGAGCGTCCGCCGCGCGAGGAGCGCGGCGAGCGGCGCGAGCGGGGTGAGCGGGGTGAGCGCGGCGATCGTCCGCCTCGCGGCGAGCGCGCACCGCGTATGGACAGCGGCGA
Above is a window of Variovorax sp. RA8 DNA encoding:
- the pnp gene encoding polyribonucleotide nucleotidyltransferase; this translates as MSLFNKVTKTFQWGDKTVVLETGEIARQASGAVLVDIEGTVVLATVVASKSAKPGQDFFPLTVDYIEKTYAAGKIPGSFFKREAKPSELETLTSRLIDRPIRPLFPEGFLNEVHVVIHTLSLNPEVDADIAAMIGVSAALSISGIPFNGPIGAARVGYVNGQYVLNPGQTARKESQMDLVVAGTEAAVLMVESEALQLSEEIMLGGVVFGHEQAGVAINAIHELVREAGKPVWDWQPAAEDEAFVAKIKGLAEEKLRAAYQIRSKQARTQALREANASVMESLKESGEAFDAGKVSDLLFAIESKIVRGQILSGEPRIDGRDTRTVRPIEIRNGVLPRTHGSALFTRGETQALVVTTLGTERDAQRIDALAGEYEDRFLFHYNMPPFATGEVGRMGSTKRREVGHGRLAKRALVACLPTKEEFPYTIRVVSEITESNGSSSMASVCGGCLSMMDAGVPMKAHVAGIAMGLIKEDNRFAVLTDILGDEDHLGDMDFKVAGTTNGITALQMDIKIQGITKEIMQVALAQAKEARMHILGKMQEAMGEAKAEVSSFAPRLFTMKINPEKIRDVIGKGGSVIRALTEETGTQINIDEDGTITIASTDPAKAEEAKKRIEQITAEVEIGRIYEGPVTKILDFGALVNLLPGKDGLLHISQIAHERVEKVTDYLSEGQIVKVKVLETDDKGRVKLSMKALAERPAGMESSERPPREERGERRERGERGERGDRPPRGERAPRMDSGEPAGEQAVAVEHDSRPQEPTGGDRQF